GGACAAGACCTCAGGTTGACTGCAGCCAAGTTAGATGAGTTATGGGCAACATCATTatctattattatcattaggAAGTGGGTGTGTACTGGAGAAGGACCTCTAAAAAGGCTCTCACGAGGACAGAAGGAGGGGCGGTTACTGTAGATTTCCTAAGATTGAAGGCTAGAGAGGATTTCTGTAGAGCAGACGGCAAAACAATGGACAGAACTTTGGCGGGATTTGAGAAAACCAGGGAGCGGCCGCCTGGTTCGGacgcaggcttgagatctgtttcagtaaAGATCGTTCCATCTTTCCACCCAGCCGAGCCGCCGCAGAAGTCTTTATTAACAAACTACACGCCAACACCTTTTGATGAagagagcccagaaactacagtaGCTTCCATTATGccaacttattattattatcattattattattattattatcattatcattattattattttaaagttgCCTATCTTTGTGTGAAAAGTCCCATCAGCTCAGTTATCCTTcttacatttagcagctgtaCCTGTGTTACTTTCCACCtggtttatgtgttttaatttcttatgtatttctttattaGTTTGCATTTTTATCTAATATCACAGCACCTCCCCTTTTATGTGAACACGCACATGGCTCGATATGGAAAACCTGGGATGTCTTATTGAGCTGATAATCATCTTTTAATGATTTCGATTGTTAGTCAGTGAAGATAACAGGAACATATCCTGGGTTTGTTGaactttttgtctcttttagcTGCTGAAAGTTGCCGCAAAGTGAATTTCCCTGTTTAATTAATTCCTTTTTATGCGTTTCATTAATAAAGAAGGTTGGTTCTGTATCTACAGTGTTACAGTAACTGCACACATGTCAAGAAATGAGTAGCAACCTTTATATCTCAACCAAATTAATCAGTCAGTTatcaatttatcatttttgaaGGGTGAAGGTGAAATTAATACAGATTCAATTCTGTCTATCTCATAAATGCTGATGAATTCTGATAGCTGGACATTCATTAGTTCCTATATACTTCCTATATATTTACTCATTCCCTACTTTTATATTCTCAGAGTTTAGCTGCTACACAGGACAACAGACAACACACGAGgcagtatttatatttatatagagAGAATTTAATTCACGTTTATCATTCTCATAATTTCTCCATCAGTCAGTGATTCAGCCACATTTTCATATCtggaacaaaaatgaaaaaaaaaaacattttcacatcaaccATCATCGTCAATACATGTGAAAGAAACAACCTGAAGAGCAGAAAACGTTCATGAGAAGCTGATGTCCTTCTTTAAAAACCCGTAAggaaaaaacatacagtttgttAATCTCTTGCAAATATTTAACATACCGTGATagcatatgaaaataaaaaacatggtCTTTGAATAGTTCCAGGACAAACTGTGGTCACACCTAAATATTCAGGAGCACACATGGTCAAATTTGTAATTTCCATTTTGGTCAAATGCTGCCCTGAAGTCTTTGAATCAACCCAACTGTCAGAATAGACGTCAGCTAAGTAAGTTTATGCAAAACCTCATATACTGTAAGTGCAACCTtggtgtttctttgtgttggaactttatttttcttaaggttcagttttcatttttttctttgtgcttttattctggATAGGGTTCAGAAAAAATCATAGTTTGGCTTAAAAATACATGTTCTGGTTGTCACAAACATGTCTGATGATTGTCCATCTTCCCGTGAAAAACAGCCAGAtaataacaaatcaaatcaatggAGGCCGCACTGAGGAATGGATCCATTTGGGTTCTTTGGGTCCTTTGGGTCCTTTGACCTGTGAGTTGCGAGTTGTGGCCTCCGTGGATTTGGATTGGAATTCGATCTGGATTGGGATTAAGGGAGTTTGGAGGCGAGGTGGACCAACAGTGTCggtgtatctgtggtttgcaacAAAAGGTCACCAGCTTGTAGCCAACTggcattaaaacaacaaacctgTGAGCTTCATGCCAAATTTCAAAGGGTGAGGGAGGTTTGATTTAACTCAAGTCTCCAAGTAAAAGAATCTGTCTGAACTCATTATGGTCCatctgttgttgtcatgtgtgtTGCAGTGGATGCCTCTTTGTCTTGGCGGTATGTTTAGGTCTTCTTACGGTCTGGATTTTGTCTTTCATTCTATAATGATTCTTGATCTCTATGGACTCTGGAGGAGAATCTCTCCTCTGTCTAATTTAGCCATGATCTCGGCTTTTTCTCTCATGGTTATGAGGTACTGAACTCGCTGCTTCCAGCCTGGTTTGCCCTCAGATTTCTCTTCCTCAACCAGCATGTCGATGTACTCTGGAGTGGAGAGCGGATCTGGATTCAGTGCGATCTCTTTGAGTCTCTTTAAACACTTGGCAGAGCTCTCCATCAGTttctccacctcagtctgcACATGATCGTATTCAGCCCTCAGTTTGTCGATCAGTGCCTGAACAAGTGTCTCAGCTTCTGAGGCTTCCAGGtacttttctttcagctttttcacagtttgtttttcctgaacTTCCTCATACTCCCATTTGTACTTCTGATTGTAATGTACATCCCAGTGACATTTGCCTGGACACTTTTTACAGTGTCCATTTGGTGCCATTGCAGAACACTTTCTTTTGTCTGCATCATTGGGTATTCCACAGGGAAAGTGGCAGGTGTAATGACACTGCTGACAGTTGGTGAGGTAAAATCCAGAATGTGAAATGGTGACTTTTACAGGCTTCGTGACAGTGACGTAAAACTCAAAGTTTTCATTCCTGCTGATGTCTGCTTCGTGCTCCTTCAGTTTCTCACTTGTCTCTTTTATCTCCTCAAGCTTGGCTAACCCAAGTTTAACCTGCCTCTGCAGATTTTCAACTGCATCCTCgagctcctgtctctctctgagcaCCTCCACAGTTAATGTCAAGCTTTTAGTTTCAATCACATTCAAAGCATCAAAGAACTTCTTCATGCTTCTTGTTCCCATGTTCCAAAACATCTGACCGAAGCctccatcttcatcctcctccctcatgctgcctgctgcagaTGATTTGTTGTCTGCAAACAACGCTGAGTTGTTGAATTTTAAGTGAAGTGGCAGCCCGTCTTCTGTTTTAGGACACGGGACACCTGAAGCTCTGATCGCCTCTAGAACTGGTGGACGCTGGCCGTCTGCAAATGTCACCAGAACTCTGATGTTTTCTGCCACATCTTTGCCAAAGATTGAGagcacagagtcaaacacatatttctgtgaTGGTGTGAGTCGAGCTAAAGCCGCCTGAGCTACGAAACACACAGCATCAATGTCACTGACATCCTGGTTCGAAGAGAAGAGATCACGCAGCTGTTCTGtgatctgtttgtctctttctttgcctttcaCATCTCCAAATCCTGGAGTGTCAACGATGGTCAGTGAGTATCTTATTTTCGACCCCTCCTGGTGGTTGATCTTGTACACAGTGACTTCAGACGTCTGGCTTTCAGCTTGTGATTTCAATTGATCCTCATCAACTAACTTAAACCGATATGAATCCTCCCATTCAACACCCAGAATGTAATTGATCATCCCATTGATGAGAGTTGATTTTCCAGCTCCAGTTGCTCCGAGAACCATGATGGTGCGATTATGTTTGGTGGACTCATTCCCAAAACTGAAACACCTGCCCCCTGTGACTCTCATCGTCTCTTCTACCAGGGGAACTTTATAAACTGGGAGAGGACCTGGCTGATTTTCCAgcagtttgctgttttctttaacaACATCTGCCAGTCGTTTTCCAGCTGTGGTTTTAATGGAACCAGTGACTTCATTGGCTGGTCCAACACCTACTGAGGTCACTGCTCTGCATCTGAACTTGTACTCTGTGTTTGGACTCAGATCGCTCACTGTGACTTCTTCAGCTCCTGCTGCCgtcttttctttccatccatccTGTCCACTGACACAGTACTCAACAGAGTAGGAGGTGATGTTCTCTGCTCCAAACTCTGCTGGACAAATCTTCAGCGTCACACTGTTGTGGTTTATGTCTGTGACTGTTAATGTTTCAGGTTTTGAAGGAGGTTCAAAGTTCTCATTAACAGAGAAGCCGTCTTTATAGAGTACGATGCTTGAACCTTTCTGTGACTCGTCTGTTGAACCAACTGCCAAGAACTTAATGTTCTTGTTCTCCTTGTTGGCCTCTGCAAAGTCACTGAAGAGTTTTGCTTTACTCCTCATTGTATCTGTTGCTTCTCTTGAGGCGTACCACTGTTCCTTCTCTACATCATGAGTACGAGACTCTTCAGTATCGTCTGTTTTGGGTGTTTGTTTCAAGTAGTTTGATAAAGTTGAGAGGTACTTTTCATCACTTCCCggtgaggggaaaacaaaacacacagcatgatCTGCACTGAGACTTTCCTTATAAAGGTCTGTTGGAGATGAGACAATCTTAGTGTTTTTCATATTGCTGGTCAGGGAGTTTAAGATGCATGTTTCTCTCTCGTTACGGTCCAACCACTGATTCAGGTTTTTACTGTTGAAAGGAGAAGAACGTCTCTGCTCCTGGATCTCTTTGAGCACagcgtcctcttcctcttctcctctccggATTGCTGGAAGTTTCTTGGCCAAGTTTTGTTGGAATTCCTTCTTGAACTTGGAGCACATGTCTTTAAAGGTTTTAATCTTTTTGCCACTTCCTGGACCctgctgtgcagcagctctcagtGCATCATTACACCTCATTTGTGCCTCCCTCAGGTCCTCCAGGACAGCCTGCATTTCATCAATGCACACAGAACTTTCCTCATGCGCAAGTTTTGCAGCAGAAGAATCAAAACTTATCAGTGGCATCAGCCAGACCTTCACCGGTATGGCGTTTTCTCCGTTGGCTCCCAGCAATTTCGGCAGACTTTGGTAGACTTGTATTGCATCCTGAAAGGACACGGGAGTTTTATCTAGTAAGAAGTCTCCGTGGAAGTTGCAGGAGAATTTATCatctctttgtttgtctttgtcttttatatTCAGGGAACCTTTACCCGCAATAAGGGGAATCTTTGTGATGATCTCCGTCAGTCGGCCCTCACACTGTTGTTGACTTTCACCATTGGACACCTCACGGTCAAAGACAAAGTAGGCTTTAGCTCCATAAAGGATACCTGTGACTACATGTGTTGCTAAtcctttttcaaatatttcGGGATGCTTTACGTTGCATTTTCCAAGATGATCCATCGACAGTTCCTGGAACTTTGTGTAAGCTTCATATTCCAGTGTGACTCTGGCCTGGTTTTTGTAAGTCTTATAATCATGCAGGTATTTAGCAGATCCTTCAACAGATATGAGTCCACAGAATAAACTCGCCTTCACAGATCCTTCAACATTCAGAGCTGAACATTTGTCCTGAATTGATTCAGATGCATCTATTTTCACACCATTGTAGTTTTGTGGTCTTTCTCCAACATGTTTAACCAGATCATCGTGGTCCCATAACGTCATGCCTGCAGACGACAAGGAGAAAAAGCATCAGAAGCATCAGCATCAACATTATGCTTGAGTATCATCACACACTCAGTGATCTGCTCTTCAGGCCTCTGTTCCAGCTGATGTTCAACAAAACCCAAGACCCAACTTAACATAtcatatatacaaatatttcctttgtttctggagtaaacaacacagtaaaacagcaccTTTACTAAAAGTTTGAAGGTGTAACAGACCACATGTCGAAGCCCTACAGTATCACTAGAGtaacagctaacagctgctCACTATCGTCTTTGCTGCAGCCAGAGATTTGATAGAACCGCTCAGTCTTGCTGTCAGTTTTGCCTCGTGGCCGCTCTCAGGTCCTCCACTGTAGCATACAGTTCCAAACAGCAAAAGACGACTTTTATAAAAGAGACGTCTGTAAAAACTGTTACAGTCTGAGTTACAGACTGAAGtcaagtgtttgttgttttttaagaatcCACCCAACACGACCAAATTAAAACAGGCTCTGTGTTTGTCTAAAACAGTCGAGACTATAAGTTATTTTACGATACCCAACTAGATAACGtgccacaacaaaaaaacaatgtgagtaCTTTAACAGATTACTTTATAACAAGCTACCCCAACACTGAACATAGccgctaactgttgctaactgtagctgctataAGCTACTAAGCCCAGTAACTGAATGATCCTATAGACTGACTTTGTGCCAGCTGGGGGCTCGGAGCACcggaggctagctggttagcatgctaactgaaaaaaaatccctgcaaCCTAATACAGAGATTAAAACTATTATTTATGCTCatcctgttgataattttagtttcttcatattgttttatatgCCGGCTCTGACACATTACACCTCTAACTTATTgatacacatttaaatgacttaaCTTTATAATTCCAGAACTGCTAGCTAGTCGACCCAGATGGACTTAAAACTGTCCTGATGACTGACATAAGGAGACTTAAAGTGGTCACGATGACATTAGTTCGCTGTTATCAGAGGATGTTAAGATGAACTGTGTGAACATTATCCAGTGTTGAGTTAATGAGTACATTCGTATTGCCAAAcccttcatgttttctgctCACATAtatcatttagtcatttatgtTAAGCTCGCTAATTTACAAATTTATACTGTGtattcagtattttctgatgtttaaGGTGGGTGTACTGTGAAGATTTTGGTAAGAAACTCTaaccagaagagaaaaactgataatcaaactgaataaacaacaaactgtcGTCAGTACAAAACTGTTTCATACGTTTTTTACTGGACTCTTCCAAGTCGCTGCCTTCCtccagacagaaacacatcGACTGTCTTCATGAATCAGGAGCTAAGTTCACTGTGCAGCCACAGTTGACTAGACATTTCTGCGTGTTGAGCTCTGATGAATTCATTAGTGAAACTGTTGCCTCCTTACCAGGGATGAATTTCTCACTGCGGCAGTCGTACAGCATCCCGAGGTTGAAGGGCCGACCGAGCGCTGGCATCTCGATCGTCCTGTTGGCTTCGGAGTCCATCGCTCGACCTGAACTAAGAGAACAGACGACAGCAGTAGACAGCGTGTGAGCTCACGTCTCTCTTTCTGTTATTCATCTTTCACCAGCtgcacaaacattcacattcttAATTTGTATTCTCAAAATGGAAACGTGGAACTAGCGGAATCAACCATTTTGTCCTGATGTACttgaaataatataataatatttcaaCTGTAAGAAAACTCAAACACAATATCATCACTATTTCAGTCTTATTGCTGATGTTTTGGGGTCAGCGTCGACCCgaagcacaaatgtccttcagagggagactttttactctgatactctgagtccatgtcagagcctgaactctgttactgtactggaggaaacaaactggATCAGTATCTGTAGTACCTGAACTTCACCTGGAGGAAACAGTGTGCAGTAAATTATGCATTTTGTCTCATGTTGTTACACTTGTGACCACCAAAGCTTCATTCAAGTACTTTGTGCTCAGTTTCCGTCAGTTgttctttttcctgtgtttaATCTTCATTTGAATGAGACGAGAAGTTCTaacctgttttgtttacatcagaGAGGTTTGAACAGGAAGTCTGAGCCGAGCTGGGTTAGAGGCAGAAATAAGTGCTGCGATCCTGAAGGTCTGAGTGACTTCCTTCTCCGTGACTTCCAGGAAGAAGTCACACATATTAACTTCTTATTATTAAGCGACTGAGCTGTTTACTTGAAAGTCTGGTTGATGCTATTTTCACTTTGAATCAGGTGGCaagttgtttctgtgtgttcttgggtttaaaaaacatcatgaagTCACAGTTGAGAATGTGATATCTCAGAAACACCTTAACAAATGGACTCAAGAATgcactgattagattttggtagtcaaaggttaaaggtcaaggtcactgtgacctcacaaaattGGCCgttaaataacaacattttacaCGTCAGCATCTTTGCCGGCATTGAAAAGACGTCCAGTGGAGCCAGACTGAAAGTCCACTTCCAACGTTCATTAGTGACGTCCTTACAGGGCTCAAAGTTAAAGTTTTTATAAAGTAATGTTAGACATCttttcaagtttcaagtttaTGTCATCCAGATGTTCCTCCATGCAGCAAAAGCTGCAGGTTGGGTTTGAACTCGTGGCCTCAGCACGACACATGCACATGACCAGGAGAGATATTCACCAGCTTTATTCAAACCTGTGTCTTTGTTCAGGCAGgttaatgttaaaatgttggATGACTAAAACATGTTGTTGAATAAAGCTGATGAATATCTCTGCTAGTAAAGATACTGAGGCCTGATGTTCAAATCCCCTGTGCAGTTTTTGCTGTATGAAGTAAAATGTGTCCgtaataaaaactttaattttgaaccACAAGAAGTTCTTTAGACATCAGTGACTGAAGTTTAAAAGATGTCTTACATTACTGCAGAGGCATGTTACTGCTTTACTTGAGTCAAACAGTCTGAAGTGTGAATAAACGTCCTGTGAAGTCAAACAGCACACAGACGAAGCACAGACTGTAGCAGCTGGTCCTGAACTCAATTAgccacaattacattttttaccaCAACTTTGATCAACACATGAGACTAAAATGAAGTATTTCCCCTAAAATATGTGAACGTGAGCTGACGACAGAGCAATTAAAAATCCACCCACATGCAAACAACAGCTGGTGAACTTTATATCTTccaacacatgaaaacacacagagttatAATCCGTATCAGTGCCATGATGTAAGAcgcaggtcagaggtcagtagGTGAAACTGTGCAACAGGatgtttaaaacaagaaaaacacatttcaactgTGTTAATCAGACTGTGTTCTGAACTGATCTGAgttcagttaaagttaaacGTGTCTGAGATCGACAACAAACACACGAAGAGTCAAACTGAGCTGCAGTTAAAATGTTCAGCAGCACAtcgacagagagaaaacacagaagagatCAGTGTGTTCAGAAACTTACCGCTCAGAGACGTGAGGGcgagctgctctgctgcctctgcagctgctttataaggaccacacacacacacacacacacacacacacacacacacacacacacacacacacacacacacacacacacacacacacacactgggcatGGCTTCTCCTCAGTGAGAGAATCACTGTCAGCAGCCTTCAGATGGAGTCGAGTCAACATGTTGCATCTTCTCACCCGACGTGTCTGAACTCTGACGCTGTACAcgtgtttttattctgttattaaaAGGCAGAGAACATGAGAGGCGTACCGTCTCTgatgttttagtgtgtgtgtgtatatgtatatatcacTTTACAGTAGCTATCATAGCAATACAATAAGCAATTACATATTATTTGAAAATGgcaaatgtatgtttaattACACTTTAGTTagtagttatttcactgttaacaagcaATGAGATACTTTATAAATTATTCATTAGTGACTGTTTATTGGAAAGTTGAGTTCATGTTCATGatacttaaatgtaaatgttaatagatactgtgtagttcatttATGAACATTATTTGATGCGAACAAATTGATACTGATGTTTTTAACCTCTGGGATTGTTTAatagttattataaagtgttaattTTAGCAAATAAGTTGAATAAATATAAGTTGAAACTTCTTCTGTCCTGTCAGACTGCAGAGATTTATACTGAAGTTACTTCAGTCGCCTCCACATGTCACCTGAGCGTGCTCGGTGACGgccaatcacagcagctgctgatggaAGGCACAACTGTTTGATGTAAAGAAGAAATAAACTTTTTTGTTGGAGTTTCTAACAAAGGAAGCAGACAGCAGGCGGCCCCGCTGAGTTAGAGAGGCCGAGACAACAACACTTTGATAATATTACACAGGAACATTTGCTCTCCTCAAAGATCAGGCAGGGTTAGTTTATGACCGGAGACCCGGATCAACTGGAACAGAACCAGCCTGAATGACTCGACACCGAGTGAGACCGTCAGTCTGAAACCAGCCCTGTGAACCTGAAAGTACCAGACAGATCACTACCTGCACCGTCACTGATAACAGCTTTAAAGTTCAAGGTGTGCTAGAGTTTGATATCCGTCATTAAAGAGTTGAGAACGGTTTGACGGCAGAACTCTGTCCACCTCTGGACCTGAAGGTTGAATTATTAACAAGGTTAAATTATTAAACAAGcagtaaagaaaacattgagacatttcactcccTCATTAAATGTTTATGGGGGCGTGTTAACAAAAAGCTGCTTCATCTGTAAATCTGTCAGATAGAGAACAAAACTATCATCCATcataaatatgaaattaaatcagCTCTGCAGAGATAGTGATGAAACTTTTCTTATGAATAAAATCCTCAGAAATGCTGCTTCAAGTAAATAATCCAAAGCTCCTcgtaaagtaaagtaaagaaagtatttttaatcaaagaaTTTATCTAAAGATCAGCCCAGAAATATAATACCAAGAATTCACCgtagtttctctttttttctgccaacaGAAGAATATTTGTTTCCTAAACTctcagacaaaaagaaacaaccaAGACGAGTGACGGgaacagaaatgtcagaaacatCATTAATCACTCATGTAGGTGCAAAGTTTTTAATTATGATAACAACAATAACTTTAAtcatatagcacctttcataCAACGATTCAGCCCAAAGTGACGaataaaacaggacagaaaatgTTGCAATGACAGGTTGAGAcaagcaaaatataaaaataaaaagtattgataaaaaataatttaaaagacATGATGCAAATGGACTCAGAAACAAAATTAATCCAAACAGACAAATTTCCATGAGTCAGTTTGAAGTGGTTCAGAGATTAAAGGGCAATAAAGCACCAAtaaaaatcagattaataaaacgTGTACTggatatttaaaggtgcactatgcaacTCTGTTTACAGAGACAGAGCTTTGGATCTAAGGAACAGCTGACTGCAGATCCACATCAGAGCAAAACAGGCTCGAATTATGAATTAAAGTCAGGTGAGAACAAAACGAGCACATGGAGAAAAACAGGAGTCCAAGAAGACACAGAACAGTGGAACCTAAATCTATAACAGCATGTGCACTGCATGTCTTCtgtctggttgtgtgtgttttgggggtgTTTCCTTCAGAAATAATCTGCGGTCCACTCTGAACCGGGCTGATTTCCCAGAAATCCCATGACCCGCAGAACCACCTGCAGAACCACCTGCAGTCCTTCCTGTCAGGATACTGGATATTAATACAGTTGATGTTTCCATTAAAACATATACGACACAGTTCTGATCCACCTTTTTCTGTCCACGACAAGCAAGAAATTCCAGAAGTCTGATATaaactgagcagctttcatctGAAATCTAAGAATGATACGACACAGAACCTCTAAACCAGCCGAGCCGCTGGAACAGAACATCACGTACAAAGTGTTCAGGGAAAACTAGACTTTGCACGCTGGTTAGAAATAATCGGAGGGTGTCGgtgaggcagcagctgcacctTCAGTCCAGAGGTGGACAGAGTTCTGTGGCCTGGTGTCTCAGGAGTCTTCATGGTTGTTCTGATGTGGATCAGTCCTCAGCTGACCTCAGCTCTCATACAGAAACCAGTCAGTGTCTCTCAATGGCGGATATCAAACTCTAGCACACCTTGAACTTTAAAGCTGTTATCAGTGACGGTGCAGGTAGTGATCTGTCTGTTACTTTCAGGTTCACAGGGCTGGTTTCAGACTGACGGTCTCACTCGGTGTCGAGTCATTCAGGCTGGTTCTGTTCCAGTTGATCCGGGTCTCCGGTCATAAACTAACCCTGCCTGATCTTTGAGGAGAGCAAATGTTCCTGTGTAATATTATCAAAGTGTTGTTGTCTCGGCCTCTCTAACTCAGCGGGGCCGCCTGCTGTCTGCTTCCTTTGTTAGAAACTCCAACAAAAAAGTTTATTTCTTCTTTACATCAAACAGTTGTGCCTtccatcagcagctgctgtgattggcCGTCACCGAGCACGCTCAGGTTACTTTTCCTTCATCAGTCTTGTCTTTACATTTTGCTCCatcaaaaataagaaataagaaacaGAGTCAGGACGGTGAAACCTTCACTGAGATGCACAATCTGCTCAgtatttctgtaaatgttgacTCCTGTGCCAAAATAAACTCGTCTGTCACaatctttgtcttttcatctaATTGAACCAACTTGGTGTCAAACTTTTTGTCggattgtttcttttttttccactagaaagtttttatgttcatgttcagaTGTTACAAAAACTGAGGCGACTTTGGTGTAAATCTCTGCAGtagaagaacaacaacactAACAAATATGGACAATTTCAACTTAAATTTACTTATTCAAacttattttttgttgaaagtCTTATTAACACTTTATACTAACTATCAAACAATCCTAAAGGTTAAAAACATCAGTATTAATTTGTCTGATGGCACCAGAGTTCATAAATGAActgcacagtatttattaacatttactgATGTTTAGAGCTTTAAAACACAAGAAGCTGATCGACTGAAGGCTGCTGACAGTGATTCTCTCACTGAGAGACGGTGAACACAGTGACGGACTGAAGCCatgcccagtgtgtgtgtgtgtgtgtgtgtgtgtgtgtgtgtgtgtgtgtgtgtgtgtgtgtggtccttataaagcagctgcag
Above is a window of Acanthopagrus latus isolate v.2019 chromosome 21, fAcaLat1.1, whole genome shotgun sequence DNA encoding:
- the LOC119010644 gene encoding uncharacterized protein LOC119010644, which encodes MDSEANRTIEMPALGRPFNLGMLYDCRSEKFIPGMTLWDHDDLVKHVGERPQNYNGVKIDASESIQDKCSALNVEGSVKASLFCGLISVEGSAKYLHDYKTYKNQARVTLEYEAYTKFQELSMDHLGKCNVKHPEIFEKGLATHVVTGILYGAKAYFVFDREVSNGESQQQCEGRLTEIITKIPLIAGKGSLNIKDKDKQRDDKFSCNFHGDFLLDKTPVSFQDAIQVYQSLPKLLGANGENAIPVKVWLMPLISFDSSAAKLAHEESSVCIDEMQAVLEDLREAQMRCNDALRAAAQQGPGSGKKIKTFKDMCSKFKKEFQQNLAKKLPAIRRGEEEEDAVLKEIQEQRRSSPFNSKNLNQWLDRNERETCILNSLTSNMKNTKIVSSPTDLYKESLSADHAVCFVFPSPGSDEKYLSTLSNYLKQTPKTDDTEESRTHDVEKEQWYASREATDTMRSKAKLFSDFAEANKENKNIKFLAVGSTDESQKGSSIVLYKDGFSVNENFEPPSKPETLTVTDINHNSVTLKICPAEFGAENITSYSVEYCVSGQDGWKEKTAAGAEEVTVSDLSPNTEYKFRCRAVTSVGVGPANEVTGSIKTTAGKRLADVVKENSKLLENQPGPLPVYKVPLVEETMRVTGGRCFSFGNESTKHNRTIMVLGATGAGKSTLINGMINYILGVEWEDSYRFKLVDEDQLKSQAESQTSEVTVYKINHQEGSKIRYSLTIVDTPGFGDVKGKERDKQITEQLRDLFSSNQDVSDIDAVCFVAQAALARLTPSQKYVFDSVLSIFGKDVAENIRVLVTFADGQRPPVLEAIRASGVPCPKTEDGLPLHLKFNNSALFADNKSSAAGSMREEDEDGGFGQMFWNMGTRSMKKFFDALNVIETKSLTLTVEVLRERQELEDAVENLQRQVKLGLAKLEEIKETSEKLKEHEADISRNENFEFYVTVTKPVKVTISHSGFYLTNCQQCHYTCHFPCGIPNDADKRKCSAMAPNGHCKKCPGKCHWDVHYNQKYKWEYEEVQEKQTVKKLKEKYLEASEAETLVQALIDKLRAEYDHVQTEVEKLMESSAKCLKRLKEIALNPDPLSTPEYIDMLVEEEKSEGKPGWKQRVQYLITMREKAEIMAKLDRGEILLQSP